The genomic stretch CGTACAACTGGCGCAGTACGAAGTAGGGGTAGGGCTCCTCGGGGAACGCCTCGCGGTCGACGCGGACGAGTTCGGGCAGATCGGCCTCGGTGACGCCTCTCATCGTCAGGGGCCGGTCGAGGAACGCCCGGTCGTGGAGGTACGCGTGACCGGTGCGGCCACCGCGCGAAGGGAAACGTTCCTCTGGAAGAGCCGCCATACCGCCCCCCTGCGGGTCCGGGTCAATTGCGCGTTGACACCCGTACGGGTGGTACGAGTGGGACGCGAAGTGTCTGCCTTTCGGGTGTGTTCGGCAGAGTTCCGACCATCTTGAGCGGGACAATCCGGCCGTTCAAGGCCGGATCAGGTCGCGCGAATCCATTGCGCCCGTGCGCCCCCTCTGCGCCCCTTGGGGGCTCCTGTTTTGTCAGGGGGGATCCATCGCGCCCCCGGCGTTGGTACCTTTGATGAATGACCTTGAGATCCTCGGGGGATGCCCAGTTGAATGCGGATGTGAGCTGGGCAGCATTCGACCCGATCGCCTACGTAGATCATAATTACCGCGACTTACAGGCCGAGGACGCGGAGATCCTGTCCATCATCAGGGATCATTTCGGCGATCATTTCCCGAGGCGTGCCGGCCGTCCGGTCACCGGCATCGACGTCGGCGCCGGCGCGAACCTCTACCCCGCGCTCGCCATGCTGCCCTGGTGCGACGAGATCACGCTCTTCGAGCGCTCCTCCGCCAATGTCCGCTATCTGAGGTCCCAGGTCGCCGCCTACGACGGCAACTGGGACCAGTTCTGGCGCGTGCTGTGCAAGAAAGAGGCCTACGGCGCCCTGGACATGGACCCGCGGGCCCGGTTCCGTGACGTCGTCGGCGTCCAGGCGGGTGACCTCTTCGACCTCGTCCAGCACGAGGGCCGCTGGTCGATGGGGACGATGTTCTTCGTCGCCGAGTCGATGACCTCCTCGCGTGCGGAGTTCGACCGGGGCGTGGAGTGCTTCCTGCGGGCCCTGGCCCCGGGCGCGCCCTTCGCGGCGGCCTTCATGGAGCATTCCAAGGGTTATCACGCGGGTGAGCATTTCTTCCCTGCCTGCGATGTGGGGGAGGAGGAGGTGTCCGCGAGCCTGGAGCGATTCACGGACGATTTCACGAGCGTACGCCTCAAATCCTCCGCCGCCGTGCGCGACGGGTATTCCGGAATGATCGTCGCCTATGGCAGGCGGAATTCGGATTCCCGTATTCCGCTGCTGGGCGGCTGACAACAGAAGAGGGATTCTTCCTCGGAGGGGTTCTTCCTCCATCGATGGCAGTGCGGCCTGTGTGAGGGGCATGGGATGCAGATCAAGCCACGCCAGCATCTGCTGGACATCTGGCAGGCGCTGGGGCGCCACTCGTTCGAGGGCGGCGGGTGGGACTGGGGCCAATGGGGCGGCGAGAGCAGTGTCGCCGACGCGGAGCGGCTGCTCTGCCTGCTCTATCCGGCGACCGAGATTCCGGCCTTCCGGCTGGACGATCCGGACACCACCCAGGACGACGTCCAGCAAGTGCTGAAGAAGGCCGGCGGACGGCTGGACATTCCGGCCAACCTCGTCACGGCCGCCGCCGAGTTCATGCGCACCCACACAGGTGAGGACAAGCGCCCCACCTTCTCCGGGGGCTACTACTTCGGCTCCCGCGACAAGACCAAGGAACTCACCGAGGAGCAGCGCCGGACCGACGTGGTCGACTCCTTCTCGATGTCCATCACCCTGTGCCTGGCCACCCTCGGCTTCCTCAAGGTCTACGAGAACAAGACCCGGCGCACCGACATCCGCGAGACCATCGCCGAACTGCGCTCCGCCACCAGCACCCGGCTCACCGCGGCCATGGTCAGTCTGCTGCGCTCCTTCACCGTCAACGTCTTCGACACCGAGGCCCCCCAGGGCCAGACCCTCGCCGAACTCCTCGGCCAGGGACGGCTGTCGCAGCGCCAGGTGCTGAAGAAGTTCCAGGACCGCTTCCGGCCGCTGCGGGCCGCGATCGTCGAGAGCCTCCAGCTCGGTATCGACATCGAGGAGGGCCTGAAGGACGAGAGCCAGCTCTTCGAGTGCGGCTGGGCCTGGACCCTGGTCAAGGACGCGCCCGAGGTCGAGACCGACGAACCCATCGGACCGCAGCCCGAGGGCGTCGCCAACGCGGTGCCGTATCTGTACTTCACCGTGGTCGCCCTCGACGGCATCCAGGACCTGTTCTCCGACCGCACCCTCACCCTGGGCCTGCTCAACTCCGAGCAGCAGAAGCTCGCCGAGGCGCTGCGCCTGCGCTGGGAACTGACCCAGCAGTACTGGTCCCGCATCGCCCGCTTCGACGCCGAGCGCTGGCCCCTGGAGGACATCCCCTGGCGTACGACGGGACAGCGGCTGGAGTCCGAGTACTTCTCCCTCTCCGTCGCCGCCATCCTCGTGCACGACCTGATGCGCCGCCGGGCCACCGACGACGACCTCAACCGCACGGTCACCGTCATGGAGCGGCTCGCCGAACGCGGCCGTATCACCAGCCGGATGACGATGGACGACCCCATGGTCCACACCCTGCACAACGTGGGTGTCGCGCTGCCCCTCCAGGGCAGTGAGCGGATCGGGCCGCCCATGACCTGGTCCATGACCGACTTCTCCGCCCAGTTGCTGAAGCGGACCGTCCAACTGTGCACGCTCTCCCGCAACCTGGCCTCGCACGACCGGCTGCTCGGGCTCGCCGAGGCCATCTTCGACCACATGTGGCGCCGCCGGATCCGCGACGGCGAAGGCGCGGGCCTGTGGGACAACGTCCACGCCGCCTACCCCGAGGCCGACATCACCAAGCGGCGCGTGCCGGTCTCCTGGAGCATCACCGAGCGGGTCACCGAGGTGATGGTGCAGGCCCACCAGATGTACCAGCAGCCGCCGATCCGCAGCCTCGAACTGATCGAGCTGGCCAAGGCGTTGCTCTCCGAGGCCGCCCATCTGCTCGGCAACGAACAGATGGAACCCGCGCCCAAGGACGACGGCCGGCACGGCATGACGCTGCGCAACATCGAGGTCAAACTGCGCCGCGCCCGCGCCCTCGTGGACGAACAGCCCGGCACCTCCTACTCGCTCGCCCTCGACGTCCTCGGACAGCTCGACTCCCTCGGCCGGGCGCGCGAGGCAGCGGCGCAGGGAGTGTGACCCGTGCTGATCTTCGCGGCCTCCGACAAGGGAGGCACGGGCCGCTCCGTCACCAGCGCCAACCTCGCCTACCACCGCTCGCTGGCCGGGGACGACGTCTGCTACCTGGACTTCGACTTCGGCTCGCCCACCGCCACCGCCGTCTTCGACGTGCCCGACGCCCGCCAGGCCGCCGAGGACCGCGGACTGCACTCCTACCTCATCGGCGAGGTCGGCGAGCCGGTCCGGGTCGACGTCTGGTCGGACACCGAGCACCGCGTGCTGCGCAACCGGCCGCCCGGCTCCGGCCGACTGGTGCTGATGCCCGGCGACCTCAGCGGCGGCGAGTTCGCCACCGACGACGACAACCTCCGCCGCTGCGTGGACCTGCTGCTGCGGCTCAACTCCGAGTTCGACCTGATCATCGTCGACCTCAGCGCGGGCCGCTCCTACGCCGTCGACATGGTGCTGGAGGCCACCTCGCTGCCCGAGATGCGCGGCGTGGACGCGCGCTGGCTGATCTTCCACCGCTGGACCCGGCAGCATGTGGCCGCCGCCGCCGGACTGGTCTTCGGCAAGCGCGGGATCGTTGCCGGCGGAGTCGCCCGCGGCCATGACGAGGACGCCCTGCGGGGCGCGATCCGCTTCGTCCGGGCCGCCGTACCCGACCCCAAGTCCCAGCTGTGGTCGCAGGTCTCGGCCACCCAGTCGGCGTGGATGCGCGAGTGCGACCGCGATCTGAAGCAGCTCGCCTCCTCCCAAGGCATCGGCTACAGCCAGGTCCTGGGCGCCGTACCGCTCGAACCGGTGCTCCAGTGGCGGGAACAGCTGATCACCGACGAGGACGTGCTCGACAGCCAGATCGCCAACATGGAGACCTGGCAGGCGCTCAGCGACCTGGCCGGCCGGCTCACCGATGACAAGTACTGGGAGCAGGCATGAGCGAGGCCGTCTTCCGGGAGACCAGCGCCGAGCCACGCACCCAGTCGGTGCCGCTGTCCCACCTCTCGCTGGAGCTGGGCCACCTCTACATGGAGGACTTCGAGGCCGGGCCCAAGCGTCTGGGCGAGCACTTCGCCGAGGTGCGGATCTGGGTGGAGGCCGCCCGTGCCTCCGCGGCCCGGCGCGCGGGTCCCGGACGGCCCCGGATCAGCACCTGCTTCCTCATCGACGACTACTTCAGCCGCTTCTCCACCCCGGCCGAAATCGTCCCCCTGATCCTCAAGGAGGCCGAGGAGGCCGGGCTCACCATCGACTACCTGGCCCGCGAGTCCGGCTGCGCCGTCGCCGACCGGATCGAGCTCGCCGAGTCCGTCATGCACCGCCTCGTGGAGTCCCCGCCGCCCGGCTCCTACGGCTCCCGCCCGCCCGTGAGCCGCACCGGCTGGCTCGCCAACGGCCAGCGCAGCCCCGGCCGGGGCGCCGCCCTCTCCGAGGTCACCGCCTGGCAGCCGCCTCAGGAGACCGCCGCCCGCAACCACTCCGTCTTCATGGACGTCGAGCTGTGGTCCGAGAAGGACGGCCGGCGCCTGTGGTCCTGCCCCTTCCTGGCCGCCGTATGGCAGTTGGCCCGGCTCGGGCTGCTGCGCCACCTCGGTGAGCCCGTGCTCACCCCGAAGCCCTGGGACGGCGACGACTTCCCGCACGATTGGGACCGGCTGCCGCCCCTGCTCCAACTCAACCCGGACGCCGACCCGTTCAGCGCGTACCGCACCTGCACCCTGATGCCCAACCGCTTCCTCGCGGTCGAGGACGCCGTACGGCTGATCCTGGACCAGATAGACGTCGACACCGACGCCCTGGCGCAGATCGACCGGCGCTCCCGAGGCGAGAAGGCCGAGGTCCCCGCCGTGGTCGCGCAGCGCGCCTCCTACGTCTTCTACGAGGAGCCCGCCGACTCCCGCACCGAGGGAATCTGACATGGCGGCCCCCGGACAGTCGACGCGTCCGGTCCTCGTCTGCGGCGAGGTGCGCACCAGTCTGCTGCCGTCCTTCCAGGCGCTGGACGGCCGGGCCGCCGCCCAACTGCTCAGGCTGCGCGCCGACGAACACGTCCGGGTCTCCGAGCGGCCCAACCTCTACGTCCTCTCGCCCGAGGTGCTGACCGGCGTGGACTGCCGGCTGCCCACCGCCAACGGCGCCCGCGTCCGGGCCGTCGGCACCGTCGCCGCCCGCGCCGCGCTCACCGAGGGCCGGGTGCTCCAGGCGACCGCGTACTTCAGCGCCCCGGCCACCGGACCCGATCTGCGGCGGCCCTGGGGGCAGTACCTGGTCCGCCCCGGGCTCGTCGAACCGTTCGGGAAACTGCCCGAACAGGCCATCGCACAGGGCGTGTTGCGCGGCGCGGGACGCGGTGAGCTGGACCTCGGGATGATCGCGGAGGGGCTGCTCGCCCAACTGCTGCGCCATCCCCTGCTCGACCACAAGGCGCCCTTCAAGTCCCGCCGTACACACCTGCGGTGGACCGCGCGCCGGGCCCCGGCCGGTGAGGGCCCGGCGCTGACCCGCTTCACGCTCGCCGAGGACGGGCTGCGCACCATGGAGCTACGGCTGCCGGAGGATGTCCCGGCGGCCGCCGCGGCGAGCCTGTGCGAGGACCTCGCCCTGCACGACTGGCTGCTCACGACCGTCGTGCACCTGCTGGACAACAGCCGGCTCGGCGCCGCGGACGGGCCCTCGGCCGTGCTCGCGCTGCGCCCGGCCGTCGACCATCTGCTGCATCTGTGGATGCCGCGTGCCCATGTGGACCGCTCACTCGGTCATCTCTGGGACGAGCTGGAACAGGAACCGGGGTTCACCCGCCAATGGCGGAGCCTGGTCCAGCGGATCCGCGACCAACTGGCCGTCCAGACCATTCCGTTGCTGCACCAGGCGCTGAGTACGCGCTAGGGGCGGCCGAACGACACACCCGACGGGGGAAACATGAACGGAGCGACGACAGGAGACGTCAGGACAGCACCGCCGCCGCAGGACGAACGCCGGTCGAAACTGTTCAGGAAGACATTGGTCACGGTCTTAGTGGCGACCGGAACGTTCTTTCTCACCAATGTCCTGACCCCGGACGCCGCCGAGCAGTGGCAGTGGACGATGCCCGTGATCGTCGGCAGCGCGGTCCTGATCATGCAGTACCTGGTGGACTTCGGTGAGCGGCTCGAAGCCGTGGAGGAGTCCCAGAAACGGAGGATCCGCGGGATGCGGGACAGCCTCGCCGACCATCACCGGGAGATGCGGTCCGCGGTCGACGAGAGCTTCGCGAAGATCAACGCGGCGACCGAGCTGTTCAGCCAGGTGGACCGGTCCGTGCTGCGCTCCGACGGGGTGACCCGGCTGGCCCGGAAGTACACCCAGGTCGGCGAGCACGGCTCGGAGATAGTGAAGCGGTTCGCGCAGGAGGAGATCGCCAGCCTCGCGCTGCTGATGGAGTCCCTCAGCAACGGCACCGCGGACTGCCCCGGCGAGAACCACGAGTGGCTGATCGACCTGACCGCCTGCACCAAGAAGACGCTCTACGCCACCAGCACCTCCGTCGACCGGGACTTCTGGTCCAGTGGCCCCGGCAAGCGGTATCTGGTCGCGCAGGGCGACGCGATCCGCAAACGGGGCGTGGAGATCCGGCGGCTGTTCCTGGTCGACTCCCCGGACGAGATCACCGAGGCCCTGCGCAAGCTGTGCGAGAGACAGCGCAGGTACGGCATCGACGCGCGGATCGTGGACCAGTCGGAACTCGACAGCGCGCCGGTGACCTCGGTGAACGACTTCATCATCTTCGACGGCGAGCTGTGCTACGAGATCGAGCCCGATGTCCGGGCCACGCCCACCAAGACCACGCTGAAGATGACCGCGGACCATGTCCTGGAGCGCATCGAACGCTTCGACGACCTCTGGGAGGCCAGCAGTGCCGAGTGATCCTTCCGCAGTGTAGGCGCGCAGTGTCGTCGGAGGGACACGAAGAGTGAAACACGGGAGGCCGGGGGAACAGACGGGACGGAAAGCAGCGTGCGCAGCGGGGAAGGAATGACTGCCGTGAAGCCACCCGTCGGTTCCCACGTCGTCGACACCCGGTCCGGACGGATCGGCGTCGTCATGGGCCATGAGGGCCCGTACGTCCAGCTCAGACCGTACGGCGGCGGGCGCGAGTGGGACGCGGCGCCGGAGGCCGTCCGGCAGGCCACGTCCGCCGAGCGGGCCGGCGCGGGTGCCTGCGGTGAGGTGCCTTGACACCGGACGTTAGGGTGCGGCGGCATGGGTTTGTGGAGCTGGAGGAAGAGGGGCCCGAAGGCGGCCCGCCGTTATCCCGTGCCGCTCACCGCGCACCAGTTGTGGATGGTGTCCCTGAGCGCGCCGGTGAGCCGTGACAAGAGCGCCTCACGGAGCACGTTGTATCCGTTCGTCCGGATCGACGACGACAGTGCGCGGCAGTGGCTGGCCGAGCAGTGGGGGATCAGCACCCGTGCGGCCCTCGTCGACCGCCTGGACGACCTGTCCCGTACCGGCTACCGGGCCCGGGCGCACCGGCTCACCGGGGTCTCGCCGCTCGCCTGGGACGCGGCGCTGTACGTCGACATCTCGCGCCGGGGGTTCGCCTGCGGGCTGCTCGACGAGGGCGACGCCTGGACCGCGCTGAAGAACATCGTGCCGTCGGTGGTGCGGACGTACGCCTCCTGGCACGAGTACGCCGACCACTACCTGCTCGGCCGCCAGGTCTGGCAGGACGGCCTGCGAGGCACCCCCGACGCCGACTTCCCCGCACCCCAGGCGACGGCCGACGCCCACCTGCGCGCCCTGCTGGACCCGGCCAACCGCACCAGCCCCTGGAACCAGGCCCCGTGGTCCGCCATCAGCAGCCCCGACCGCACCCGCGGTACGAGAGAATGACCCCATGAGCCTGTTCCGCGACGACGGGATCGTCCTGCGCACCCAGAAGCTGGGCGAAGCCGATCGCATCATCACCTTGCTCACTCGTGGGCACGGGCGGGTGCGGGCCGTCGCTCGGGGGGTGCGGCGGACCAAGTCGAAGTTCGGGGCTCGGCTCGAACCCTTCTCGCATGTCGATGTGCAGTTCTTCGCGCGGGGGAGTGAGCTCATCGGGCGGGGGCTGCCGCTGTGCACGCAGAGCGAGACCATCGCGCCGTACGGCGGGGGCATCGTCAGCGACTATGCGCGGTACACCGCCGGGACGGCCATGCTGGAGACCGCCGAGCGGTTCACCGACCACGAGGGCGAGCCGGCGGTTCAGCAGTACCTGCTGCTCGTCGGGGCGCTGCGCACGCTCGCCCGCGGTGAGCACGCCCCGCACCTTGTTCTCGACGCCTTCCTGCTGCGGTCGCTCGCCGTCAACGGCTACGCCCCCAGCTTCAGCGACTGTGCGAAGTGCGGGATGCCCGGACCGAACCGCTTCTTCTCGGTCGCCTCCGGGGGCTCCGTATGCGTCGACTGCCGGGTGGCCGGTAGCGTCGTACCCTCGCCGCAGACCCTGGAACTGCTCGGTGCGCTGCTTACGGGAGACTGGGGCACTGCGGACGCCTGCGAGCCGCGGTACGTCCGGGAGGGCAGCGGACTGGTCTCCGCCTACCTGCACTGGCACCTGGAGCGCGGGCTGCGTTCGCTTCGGTACGTGGAAAAGTAAGGGAGTCGAGGGGCACATGGTCGTACGCGGGATCCTGGGGCGGCAGCGTCGGGAGTACAGGGCGCCGGAGCCGCATCCGTCCGGTGCCCGTGCGCCGAAGCTCCCCGGGGAGCTCGTCCCGAAGCACGTGGCGATCGTCATGGACGGCAACGGGCGCTGGGCCAAGGAGCGCGGGCTGCCCCGCACCGAGGGCCACAAGGTCGGCGCGGAGCGGGTGCTGGACGTGCTCCAGGGCGCGGTCGAGATGGGCGTCGGGGCGATCTCGCTGTACGCCTTCTCCACCGAGAACTGGAAGCGCTCGCCCGACGAGGTGCGCTTCCTGATGAACTTCAACCGCGACTTCATCCGCAAGACCCGCGACCAGCTCGACGAGCTGGGGATCCGGGTGCGCTGGGTCGGGCGGATGCCCAAGCTGTGGAAGTCGGTCGCCAAGGAGCTCCTGATCGCGCAGGAGCAGACCAAGGACAACGACAGGCTCACGCTGTACTTCTGCATGAACTACGGCGGGCGGGCCGAGATCGCGGACGCCGCGAAGGCTCTCGCGGAGGATGTGAGGGCCGGGCGGCTTGACCCGTCGAAGGTCAACGAGAAGACCTTCGCGAAGTACATGTACTACCCGGACATGCCCGATGTGGACCTGTTCCTGCGGCCCAGCGGCGAGCAGCGGACCTCCAACTACCTGCTCTGGCAGAGCGCTTACGCCGAGATGGTCTTCCAGGACGTCCTGTGGCCGGACTTCGACCGGCGTGACCTGTGGCGGGCGTGCGTGGAGTTCGCGTCCCGGGACCGGCGCTTCGGGGGCGCGATCCCGAACGAGGAGCTGCTGGCCATGGAGGGCAAGCAGGACTGAACAAGGAGGTCCGGGGGCGAATCAGCCCCCGGACCGTCTCACGGGTTCACGCGGACGCGCACTCCGCGCACGTGCCGAAGATCTCCACCGTGTGCGCCACGTTCACGTAGCCGTGTTCCGCTGCGATCGCCTCGGCCCACTTCTCCACCGCGGGGCCCTCGACCTCGACGGCCTTGCCGCAGACGCGGCAGACCAGGTGGTGGTGGTGTTCGCCGGAGGAGCAGCGGCGGTAGACGGACTCGCCGTCGGAGGTGCGCAGGACGTCGACCTCGCCGGCGTCGGCGAGGGACTGGAGCGTGCGGTAGACCGTCGTCAGCCCGACCGAGTCGCCCTTGTGCTTGAGCATGTCGTGCAGTTCCTGCGCGCTGCGGAACTCGTCGACCTCGTCCAGGGCCGCCGCGACGGCGGCCCGCTGCCGGGTGGAGCGGCCCTTCACGGGCGGTCCAGCGGTCGTCACGGGGTGCCTCCTCAGGTCTGCCTGCCCGGGCCATTGTGCCAGCCCGGGCTGTCGGCGGTCAGACGCCGACCTTTCCGCCACTGCCCCGGCCGGCCGGAATTACGCACTCGGCCGGGTCCCCGTTTCCCTGCGCCGCGGCCAGGGCTTTCGCACGCCGCCGGGCGAGCGGTGCGGCCAGCACGGTCAGCAGAATGAACGCGCCGATCGTCAGCAGCACGATGGTCGCGCCGGGCGGCACGTCCTGGTAGTACGAGGTGACCGTGCCGCTGATCGTCACGGTGACGCCGATGGCGACGGCGATGGCGAAGGTCGCGGCGAAGCTGCGGCTGAGCTGCTGGGCCGCGGCCACCGGGACCACCATCAGCGCCGACACCAGCAGCAGGCCGACCACGCGCATCGCGACGGTCACCGTCACGGCCGCGGTCACCGCCGTCAGCAGGTTCAGCGCCCGCACCGGCAGGCCCGTCACCCGCGCGAACTCCTCGTCCTGGCTCACCGCGAACAGCTGACGGCGCAGACCGACGGTGACCAGGACCACGAAGGCCGCGAGCAGACAGATCGCGGTGACGTCCGACTCGCTCACCGTCGACAGGGAGCCGAAGAGATACGAGGTGAGGTTGGCGTTGGAGCCCGTCGGCGCGAGGTTGATGAACATCACGCCGCCCGCCATGCCGCCGTAGAAGAGCATGGCGAGGGCGATGTCGCCGCGGGTCTTGCCGTACCAGCGGATCAGCTCCATGAGGACCGCGCCGAGGACGGAGACCAGGGTCGCCATCCACACCGGGGACCAGGAGAGCAGGAAGCCGAGGCCGACGCCGGTCATCGCGACATGGCCGATGCCGTCGCCCATCAGGGCCTGGCGGCGCTGGACCAGGTAGATGCCGACCGCGGGGGCGGTGATGCCGACCAGGACGGCGGCGAGCAGGGCCCGCTGCATGAAGGCGTAGTCGAGGATTTCCATCAGCTCAGCAGTCCCGTGCGGATCGGTTCGGCGCCCGCGGGGGCGTGCGGGTGGACATGGTCGTGGCCGGGCAGCGCGTGCTGGCCGACGGCCTCGGGCGGCGGGCCGTCGTGGACGACGCAGCCGTCGCGCAGGACGACCGCGCGGTCGATCAGCGGCTCCAGCGGGCCCAGTTCGTGCAGCACGAGCAGGACCGTCGTACCGGCCTCGACCTGGCCGCGCAGGGTCCGTGCCAGGACCTCCTGGCTGGCCAGGTCGACGCCGGCCATCGGCTCGTCCATGATCAGCAGCTCGGGTTCGGCGGCGAGCGCGCGGGCGATCAGTACACGCTGGTGCTGGCCGCCGGAGAGCGCGTCGACGGAGTCCTTCGCGCGGTCCGCCATGCCGACCAGTTCCAGGGCCCGGCGCACCGCGTCACGGTCCGCCTGACGCAGCAGCCCGAAGCGGGAGCGGGAGAGCCGGCCCGAGGAGACCACCTCGGTCACCGTGGCCGGGACGCCGCCCGCTGCGGTGGTGCGCTGGGGGACGTAGCCGACGCGGTGCCAGTCGCGGAAGCGGCGGCGCGGGGTGCCGAACAGCTCGATCTCACCGGCGCTCGCCTGCACCTGCCCGATGACACTGCGCACGGCCGTCGACTTGCCGGAGCCGTTGGCGCCGAGCAGCGCGACGACCTCACCGCGCGAAACGGTGAGGTCGATGCCGCGCAGGACGGGCCGCGAGCCCAGGTCGGCGCGGACGCCGCGCAGGGATATGACGGGCTCGCTCATGCGCTCCTCCGAACTGGTCACTTCGCTCCCAGGGCGGCTTGCAGCGCCTTGAGGTTGGAGTCCATG from Streptomyces davaonensis JCM 4913 encodes the following:
- a CDS encoding metal ABC transporter ATP-binding protein, which translates into the protein MSEPVISLRGVRADLGSRPVLRGIDLTVSRGEVVALLGANGSGKSTAVRSVIGQVQASAGEIELFGTPRRRFRDWHRVGYVPQRTTAAGGVPATVTEVVSSGRLSRSRFGLLRQADRDAVRRALELVGMADRAKDSVDALSGGQHQRVLIARALAAEPELLIMDEPMAGVDLASQEVLARTLRGQVEAGTTVLLVLHELGPLEPLIDRAVVLRDGCVVHDGPPPEAVGQHALPGHDHVHPHAPAGAEPIRTGLLS